In one window of Nocardiopsis aegyptia DNA:
- a CDS encoding iron chelate uptake ABC transporter family permease subunit produces the protein MPPVHPPVGSEAGPVPRSRPARLAGAAALLGAAVLLSLLVGANLLPVSTVVDTLAGGGTDESRFVVWEQRVPRTVAGLAVGAALGVAGALIQAFTRNPLADPGILGVNAGAAFFVAVGITFLGVTSPLGYVWLACAGALVLTVVVYGVGSAGGDAAGPARLTVTGVAIGAVLSGLTTGLTLTHPDAFDRMRGWSAGSLLERGFDIVLPVLPLLVVGLAVAVAVAPGLNSVALGTDVARAQGVDVGRVRLAVLAAVTLLAGGATAIAGPIVFVGLMVPHLVRWTLGTDQRAIVLGSLVVAPTLVVQSDVLGRIAVLPSEMPVGVVTAFVGAPVLIALVRRSGASGL, from the coding sequence GTGCCACCCGTACATCCACCGGTCGGGAGCGAGGCCGGGCCCGTCCCCCGCTCCCGACCGGCGCGGCTGGCCGGCGCGGCGGCCCTCCTCGGTGCCGCGGTGCTGCTGTCGCTGCTGGTCGGCGCGAACCTCCTGCCCGTGTCGACCGTCGTGGACACCCTGGCGGGCGGCGGGACCGACGAGTCCCGTTTCGTCGTGTGGGAGCAGCGCGTCCCGCGCACGGTGGCCGGCCTCGCCGTCGGCGCCGCGCTGGGGGTCGCCGGGGCGCTCATCCAGGCCTTCACGCGCAACCCGCTCGCCGACCCGGGCATCCTCGGCGTCAACGCGGGCGCGGCGTTCTTCGTGGCCGTGGGCATCACCTTCCTCGGTGTCACCAGCCCGCTGGGCTACGTGTGGCTCGCTTGCGCGGGCGCGCTCGTCCTGACCGTCGTCGTCTACGGCGTCGGTTCCGCGGGCGGGGACGCCGCGGGGCCCGCCCGGCTGACGGTCACCGGTGTCGCGATCGGCGCGGTCCTGTCCGGCCTCACCACGGGGCTGACCCTCACCCATCCGGACGCCTTCGACCGCATGCGCGGCTGGAGCGCGGGCAGCCTGCTCGAACGCGGCTTCGACATCGTGCTCCCGGTCCTCCCCCTCCTGGTCGTCGGGCTGGCCGTCGCGGTCGCGGTCGCCCCCGGCCTCAACTCCGTCGCCCTGGGCACCGACGTGGCCCGGGCCCAGGGGGTCGACGTGGGCCGCGTCCGGCTGGCGGTCCTGGCCGCCGTGACCCTGCTCGCCGGGGGCGCCACCGCCATCGCCGGCCCCATCGTGTTCGTCGGCCTGATGGTCCCCCACCTCGTCCGGTGGACGCTGGGAACGGACCAGCGGGCCATCGTCCTCGGTTCGCTGGTCGTCGCGCCGACGCTGGTCGTGCAGTCCGACGTCCTCGGCCGGATCGCGGTCCTGCCGAGCGAGATGCCGGTCGGCGTCGTGACCGCGTTCGTCGGGGCGCCGGTCCTCATCGCGCTCGTGCGCCGCTCCGGGGCGAGCGGCCTGTGA
- a CDS encoding FecCD family ABC transporter permease, which yields MVAGPDRLNVVFGVRSATVALAATGAAVVLGLSALALGDFPMTLPEVMGVLTGRTDGFARTVVLEWRLPRAVAAALFGAALAVAGGVFQTLTRNPLASPDIIGLANGSFTGMLVALLVLGGGWPLLMTGSLVGGLAAAVAIYLLAYRDGLQGFRFIVVGIGVSAMLASANTWMLLRVELETALFASAWGAGTLNGVTGATAVPAGACVLLLLACVPWLTPALRQMDLGDDSARATGVRVDRVRLAAIAVAVALVSVVTAVAGPIAFISLAAPQIARRLARSPGIPLGVSGAVGAALLLGSDLVAQHAVPLTVPVGVVTVVLGGGYLVWLLVHEARKRP from the coding sequence ATCGTCGCGGGACCCGACCGGCTGAACGTCGTGTTCGGCGTCCGGTCCGCCACGGTCGCGCTCGCCGCCACGGGAGCGGCCGTCGTCCTCGGTCTGTCGGCGCTCGCCCTCGGAGACTTCCCGATGACCCTGCCCGAGGTGATGGGGGTGCTCACCGGCCGGACCGACGGGTTCGCGCGCACGGTCGTCCTGGAGTGGCGGCTCCCGCGCGCCGTCGCCGCCGCCCTGTTCGGCGCCGCGCTCGCCGTCGCCGGGGGCGTCTTCCAGACGCTGACACGCAACCCGCTGGCCAGCCCCGACATCATCGGCCTGGCGAACGGGTCGTTCACCGGCATGCTCGTCGCGCTCCTGGTGCTCGGCGGGGGCTGGCCGCTGCTGATGACGGGCTCCCTCGTCGGCGGCCTGGCGGCGGCGGTCGCGATCTACCTGCTCGCCTACCGCGACGGGCTCCAGGGGTTCCGGTTCATCGTGGTGGGCATCGGCGTCTCGGCCATGCTCGCCTCGGCCAATACGTGGATGCTGCTGCGCGTGGAACTGGAGACCGCGCTCTTCGCGTCGGCGTGGGGCGCGGGGACGCTCAACGGCGTCACCGGAGCGACGGCGGTCCCCGCGGGCGCGTGCGTGCTCCTCCTGCTCGCCTGTGTCCCGTGGCTCACACCGGCACTGCGCCAGATGGACCTCGGCGACGACTCCGCGCGGGCGACCGGGGTGCGGGTCGACCGCGTCCGCCTGGCGGCGATCGCCGTCGCCGTCGCGCTCGTGAGCGTCGTCACGGCCGTGGCCGGACCGATCGCGTTCATCTCCCTGGCCGCGCCGCAGATCGCCCGCCGGCTCGCCCGTTCCCCCGGCATCCCGCTGGGCGTGTCGGGTGCCGTCGGGGCGGCCCTGCTGCTGGGGTCGGATCTGGTCGCGCAGCACGCCGTCCCGCTCACCGTGCCGGTCGGAGTGGTGACCGTCGTCCTCGGCGGCGGCTACCTCGTCTGGCTCCTCGTCCACGAAGCCAGGAAGCGTCCATGA
- a CDS encoding ABC transporter ATP-binding protein: MTTQPCPSPEPSRTAARGPDGPSGPTSASGPHGPDTADARLRAEALTLRYGRRTVVEDLDLVVPPGSFTVVIGPNACGKSTLLRSLARLLPPASGTVVLDGRDIAAYPPKEAARRLGLLPQTAAAPEGITVAELASRGRYAHQRVLRQWSRADERAVLDALAATGVADLAARRVEELSGGQRQRVWIAMVLAQETPLVLLDEPTTYLDIAHQIEVLNLLHDLHRRGRTVVAVLHDLNHAARYASHVVAMRDGRIVASGAPKDTITSGLVDEVFGLPNVVIPDPETGTPLVVPTDTRVRGTETGA, encoded by the coding sequence ATGACGACACAGCCGTGCCCCTCCCCCGAGCCCTCGCGGACCGCGGCCCGGGGCCCCGACGGCCCGAGCGGCCCCACCAGCGCCAGTGGCCCCCACGGCCCCGACACCGCCGACGCACGGCTGCGGGCCGAGGCGCTCACCCTGCGCTACGGCCGCCGGACCGTGGTCGAGGACCTGGACCTGGTCGTCCCACCGGGCTCGTTCACCGTGGTCATCGGCCCGAACGCCTGTGGCAAGTCCACACTCCTGCGGTCCCTGGCCCGGCTCCTGCCGCCGGCGTCGGGAACCGTCGTGCTGGACGGCCGGGACATCGCCGCCTACCCGCCCAAGGAGGCCGCGCGACGACTCGGCCTGCTGCCACAGACCGCGGCGGCCCCGGAGGGGATCACCGTCGCCGAACTCGCCTCGCGCGGCCGCTACGCCCACCAGCGCGTGCTCCGCCAGTGGTCGCGCGCCGACGAGCGGGCCGTCCTGGACGCGCTCGCCGCCACGGGGGTCGCGGACCTGGCGGCCCGGCGCGTCGAGGAGTTGTCGGGCGGGCAGCGCCAGCGTGTGTGGATCGCGATGGTCCTGGCCCAGGAGACGCCCCTGGTCCTGCTCGACGAACCCACCACCTATCTCGACATCGCGCACCAGATCGAGGTCCTCAACCTGCTCCACGACCTCCATCGGCGGGGGCGCACCGTCGTGGCGGTCCTGCACGACCTCAACCACGCCGCACGCTACGCCTCGCACGTGGTCGCGATGAGGGACGGGCGGATCGTCGCCTCCGGCGCCCCGAAGGACACCATCACCTCGGGCCTGGTCGACGAGGTGTTCGGGCTGCCCAACGTCGTGATCCCCGATCCCGAGACCGGCACGCCGCTCGTCGTCCCGACCGACACCCGGGTCCGGGGGACCGAGACCGGCGCATGA
- a CDS encoding MarR family winged helix-turn-helix transcriptional regulator has translation MAETTTDEDISTGVLLFLPFREMERRVFDFVVAAGYDDITLAQSRLFQRISPGGSRLTDLAEQARITKQSAGFLVDQLERAGYVERVRDPDDARARLVRVAQRGARVVALAAGEVERIEAEWTAHVGAEEMAHLRRVLLRLREITDPYA, from the coding sequence ATGGCCGAGACGACGACGGACGAGGACATCAGCACGGGCGTCCTGCTGTTCCTCCCCTTCCGGGAGATGGAACGCCGCGTGTTCGACTTCGTCGTGGCCGCCGGGTACGACGACATCACCCTCGCGCAGTCGCGCCTCTTCCAGCGGATCTCTCCCGGTGGCAGCCGACTGACCGACCTCGCCGAGCAGGCCCGCATCACCAAGCAGAGCGCGGGCTTCCTGGTCGACCAGCTGGAGAGGGCCGGGTACGTCGAGCGCGTGCGGGACCCCGACGACGCCCGCGCCCGCCTGGTCCGCGTCGCGCAGCGGGGCGCCAGGGTGGTCGCCCTCGCGGCCGGCGAGGTCGAACGGATCGAGGCGGAGTGGACGGCGCACGTGGGGGCGGAGGAGATGGCGCACCTGAGGCGCGTCCTCCTGCGCCTGCGGGAGATCACCGACCCCTACGCGTGA
- a CDS encoding maleylpyruvate isomerase family mycothiol-dependent enzyme, with protein sequence MDPDSAWTIIEEQRRSLADLLEGLSETQWETPSLCAGWRVRDVAGHVALAPQLTSLSRAAVELVRARGDYDRMVHDVSVRHARRPGADLVAELRDHAASRDLVVLTDHRNILFDILVHGQDIALPLGLERPVPVGAARASLDRVWDMGWPFRARRRLRGLRLAATDTAWSRGEGPLVEGPAWALLMLLTGRTAALDRLGGPGTRALTERVR encoded by the coding sequence ATGGACCCGGACTCCGCCTGGACGATCATCGAGGAGCAGCGCCGCAGCCTGGCCGATCTGCTCGAAGGCCTCTCCGAGACCCAGTGGGAGACGCCGTCGCTGTGCGCGGGCTGGCGGGTGCGCGACGTCGCCGGGCACGTCGCCCTCGCTCCGCAGCTGACGAGCCTGTCCCGCGCCGCCGTGGAGCTGGTCCGCGCCCGCGGCGACTACGACCGGATGGTGCACGACGTCTCGGTGCGCCACGCCCGGCGGCCCGGCGCGGACCTGGTCGCCGAACTGCGCGACCACGCCGCCTCGCGGGACCTCGTCGTCCTGACCGACCACCGCAACATCCTCTTCGACATCCTCGTCCACGGCCAGGACATCGCCCTGCCGCTCGGCCTGGAGCGGCCCGTCCCGGTCGGGGCGGCGCGCGCGAGCCTGGACCGCGTCTGGGACATGGGATGGCCCTTCCGGGCGCGGCGCCGGCTGCGGGGCCTGCGGCTGGCGGCCACCGACACCGCGTGGTCACGCGGCGAGGGGCCGCTGGTGGAGGGCCCGGCCTGGGCGCTGCTGATGCTCCTGACCGGGCGCACCGCGGCCCTGGACCGGCTGGGCGGCCCCGGGACGCGCGCCCTCACCGAACGGGTGCGCTGA
- a CDS encoding SMP-30/gluconolactonase/LRE family protein encodes MSKIVDSGPYEILDRRFATGRCANGDSRLERLFGDCRWAEGPLYLPAWRQVVFSDIPNDRMLRWDEETGAVGLFRAPAGHSNGNTLDREGRLITCEQGNRRVTRTEHDGSTTVIADRYESRRFNSPNDAVVRSDGSIWFSDPTFGITSDYEGHRARSEIGAANVYRVDPGTGGVRMVADGFGGPNGLVFSPDERELYVSDTVSGRIRAFEVRDDGTLADGRVFAEAPEGAAFDNIRFDDGGRLWVAAMADGVHCYDPDGTLIGRLRVPEPVSNIAFGGPKNNRLFITATTSLYSLVMAVTGVPRVLPPGGVAPHPSEVSAPVR; translated from the coding sequence ATGTCCAAAATCGTCGACTCGGGTCCCTACGAGATCCTGGACCGGAGGTTCGCCACCGGGCGCTGTGCGAACGGGGACTCCCGGCTGGAGCGGCTCTTCGGCGACTGCCGCTGGGCGGAGGGGCCCCTGTACCTCCCGGCCTGGCGCCAGGTCGTCTTCAGCGACATCCCCAACGACCGGATGCTCCGCTGGGACGAGGAGACCGGCGCGGTCGGCCTCTTCCGGGCCCCGGCGGGGCACAGCAACGGCAACACCCTCGACAGGGAGGGGCGGCTGATCACCTGCGAACAGGGCAACCGGCGGGTCACCAGGACCGAGCACGACGGTTCGACCACCGTCATCGCCGACCGATACGAGAGCCGGCGGTTCAACAGTCCGAACGACGCGGTCGTCCGGTCCGACGGCTCGATCTGGTTCTCCGACCCGACCTTCGGCATCACGAGCGACTACGAGGGGCACCGGGCGCGGAGCGAGATCGGCGCGGCGAACGTCTACCGGGTCGACCCGGGCACGGGCGGGGTCCGTATGGTCGCCGACGGCTTCGGCGGGCCCAACGGGCTGGTGTTCTCCCCGGACGAGCGGGAGCTGTACGTCTCGGACACGGTCTCGGGGCGGATCCGCGCGTTCGAGGTGCGCGACGACGGCACCCTGGCGGACGGGCGGGTCTTCGCCGAGGCGCCGGAGGGCGCGGCGTTCGACAACATCCGCTTCGACGACGGCGGGCGCCTGTGGGTGGCGGCCATGGCCGACGGCGTGCACTGCTACGACCCCGACGGCACGCTGATCGGTCGGCTGCGGGTGCCCGAACCGGTCTCGAACATCGCCTTCGGCGGGCCCAAGAACAACCGGCTGTTCATCACCGCCACGACCTCGCTCTACTCCCTGGTGATGGCCGTGACGGGCGTGCCCCGCGTCCTCCCGCCGGGCGGCGTGGCGCCGCACCCCTCGGAGGTCAGCGCACCCGTTCGGTGA
- a CDS encoding Lrp/AsnC family transcriptional regulator, giving the protein MDDTDRTLVGLLLQDATRSYAALGDAVGLSAGAAHERVRKLRAGGVIRRTTVDVDPAALGQGVLAFVLVDSSAWMGDSAEAFAAVPEIQEAHVIAGSASVLVKVRTSTTERLQDVLRRLYDIPGVSGTQATVVLETFFERPPDPHSPA; this is encoded by the coding sequence GTGGACGACACCGACCGCACTCTCGTGGGACTCCTCCTGCAGGACGCGACCCGCTCCTACGCCGCCCTCGGTGACGCGGTCGGCCTCTCGGCGGGCGCCGCGCACGAGCGGGTGCGCAAGCTGCGGGCAGGCGGCGTGATCCGCCGCACCACCGTGGACGTCGACCCGGCCGCACTGGGTCAGGGCGTGCTCGCCTTCGTCCTGGTCGACTCCTCGGCCTGGATGGGCGACTCGGCCGAGGCCTTCGCGGCGGTGCCCGAGATCCAGGAGGCGCACGTCATCGCGGGCAGCGCCTCCGTCCTGGTGAAGGTGCGCACCTCGACCACCGAGCGGCTCCAGGACGTCCTGCGCCGCCTGTACGACATCCCCGGCGTCTCGGGCACCCAGGCCACGGTGGTGCTGGAGACCTTCTTCGAGCGCCCGCCCGATCCCCACTCCCCCGCTTGA
- a CDS encoding cupin domain-containing protein, translated as MSARIHFTAPGDGPAMDTVDGVHVEKAGADHTGGAYELFEIDLRPLPPMPPRRTPWAKTFYLLEGEMTVEAEGERFRLTPGAALTLPADVAHTFTAEAPGARLLGFATGDRAGRLFRAIVAALDEHPDREELVPTLLSVARANEVEFV; from the coding sequence ATGTCCGCACGCATCCACTTCACCGCACCCGGGGACGGCCCCGCGATGGACACCGTCGACGGGGTGCACGTCGAGAAGGCCGGAGCCGACCACACCGGCGGTGCCTACGAGCTGTTCGAGATCGACCTCCGGCCGCTCCCGCCGATGCCGCCGCGCCGTACCCCCTGGGCCAAGACCTTCTACCTCCTCGAAGGGGAGATGACGGTCGAGGCCGAGGGGGAGCGCTTCCGCCTGACCCCGGGGGCGGCGCTCACGCTGCCCGCCGACGTCGCGCACACGTTCACCGCCGAGGCCCCGGGGGCGCGCCTCCTCGGCTTCGCCACGGGTGACCGCGCCGGCCGACTGTTCCGCGCCATCGTCGCGGCCCTCGACGAGCACCCGGACCGGGAGGAGCTCGTCCCCACCCTGCTCTCCGTCGCCCGCGCCAACGAGGTCGAGTTCGTCTGA
- a CDS encoding NADPH-dependent 2,4-dienoyl-CoA reductase: MSEYPHLLEPLDLGFTTLPNRVIMGSMHVGLEEVPQGFERMAAFYAERARGGVGLIVTGGIAPNAEGATFKGAAKLTTEAEADEHRQITEAVHREGGRIAMQILHTGRYAFDENLVAPSALQAPINPFVPRALGEDEVERTIDDFARAAELAQRAGYDGVEVMGSEGYLINQFIVSATNRREDRWGGSYENRMRFPVEIVRRVRERVGPDFILIYRLSMLDLVPGGSTAEEVLRLAKAVEEAGATIINTGIGWHEARIPTIATSVPRGAYSRVTRRLMGEVSVPLVAVNRINTPEIAESVLAEGHADMVSLARPLLADSHFVAKARAGAPEEINTCIGCNQACLDHTFSLKVTSCLVNPRACHETELVLSPTRVRKNVAVVGAGPAGLAFSVSAAEVGHAVTLFDSAGEIGGQLNMARRVPGKEEFDETLRYFRVQLDKHGVDLRLGTTVTADDLDGFDEVVIATGVAPRTPDIPGIDHPKVVGYVDVLRGGAAVGDTVAIIGAGGIGFDVAEFLTDGGEGASQDPEEFFRQWGVDTELTAPGGLRGPERSAAPRSVHLLQRKTTKVGAGLGKTTGWIHRLELRHRGVEMVAGADYDRIDDEGLHLTVDGDKRVLDVDTIVVCAGQDSRRDLADALTAAGRTVHVIGGADVAAELDAKRAIDQGTRLAASL, from the coding sequence ATGAGCGAGTACCCCCACCTCCTGGAACCCCTGGACCTGGGCTTCACCACACTGCCCAACCGCGTCATCATGGGATCGATGCACGTGGGCCTGGAGGAGGTCCCCCAGGGCTTCGAGCGGATGGCGGCCTTCTACGCCGAACGCGCACGCGGCGGCGTCGGCCTGATCGTCACCGGCGGCATCGCCCCCAACGCCGAGGGCGCCACCTTCAAGGGCGCCGCCAAGCTCACCACCGAGGCCGAGGCCGACGAGCACCGCCAGATCACCGAGGCCGTCCACCGCGAGGGCGGACGGATCGCGATGCAGATCCTGCACACCGGCCGCTACGCCTTCGACGAGAACCTGGTCGCGCCCAGCGCCCTCCAGGCGCCCATCAACCCCTTCGTCCCCCGTGCCCTCGGCGAGGACGAGGTCGAGCGCACCATCGACGACTTCGCGCGTGCCGCGGAGCTCGCCCAGCGGGCCGGATACGACGGCGTCGAGGTCATGGGGTCCGAGGGCTACCTCATCAACCAGTTCATCGTGTCCGCGACCAACCGGCGCGAGGACCGCTGGGGCGGCTCGTACGAGAACCGCATGCGCTTCCCCGTCGAGATCGTCCGGCGCGTGCGCGAACGCGTCGGCCCCGACTTCATCCTCATCTACCGGCTCTCCATGCTCGACCTCGTCCCCGGCGGCTCCACCGCCGAGGAGGTCCTGCGCCTGGCCAAGGCCGTCGAGGAGGCCGGAGCCACCATCATCAACACCGGCATCGGCTGGCACGAGGCGCGCATCCCCACCATCGCCACCTCCGTGCCGCGCGGCGCCTACAGCCGCGTGACCCGGCGCCTCATGGGCGAGGTGTCCGTCCCGCTCGTCGCGGTCAACCGGATCAACACCCCCGAGATCGCCGAGAGCGTCCTCGCCGAGGGCCACGCGGACATGGTCTCCCTCGCCCGCCCCCTCCTGGCCGACTCCCACTTCGTGGCCAAGGCCCGCGCGGGCGCGCCCGAGGAGATCAACACCTGCATCGGCTGCAACCAGGCCTGCCTGGACCACACCTTCAGCCTCAAGGTCACGTCCTGCCTGGTGAACCCGCGGGCCTGCCACGAGACCGAGCTGGTGCTCTCCCCCACGCGCGTGCGCAAGAACGTCGCCGTGGTCGGCGCCGGACCCGCCGGGCTGGCCTTCTCCGTCTCCGCCGCCGAGGTCGGGCACGCCGTCACGCTGTTCGACTCGGCCGGGGAGATCGGCGGCCAGCTCAACATGGCCCGCCGCGTGCCCGGCAAGGAGGAGTTCGACGAGACCCTGCGCTACTTCCGGGTCCAGCTCGACAAGCACGGCGTGGACCTGCGGCTGGGCACCACGGTCACGGCCGACGACCTCGACGGCTTCGACGAGGTCGTCATCGCCACCGGCGTCGCACCCCGCACCCCCGACATCCCCGGGATCGACCACCCCAAGGTCGTCGGCTACGTCGACGTCCTGCGGGGCGGGGCCGCCGTCGGCGACACGGTCGCGATCATCGGCGCGGGCGGGATCGGCTTCGACGTGGCCGAGTTCCTCACCGACGGCGGCGAGGGCGCCTCGCAGGACCCCGAGGAGTTCTTCCGCCAGTGGGGCGTGGACACCGAGCTCACCGCGCCCGGCGGGCTCCGCGGTCCCGAGCGCTCCGCCGCCCCCCGCTCCGTCCACCTGCTCCAGCGCAAGACGACCAAGGTCGGCGCCGGCCTGGGCAAGACGACGGGATGGATCCACCGGCTGGAACTGCGCCACCGCGGCGTGGAGATGGTCGCGGGCGCCGACTACGACCGGATCGACGACGAGGGCCTGCACCTGACGGTCGACGGTGACAAGCGCGTCCTCGACGTCGACACCATCGTGGTCTGCGCCGGGCAGGACTCCCGCCGGGACCTCGCCGACGCGCTCACCGCCGCCGGCCGCACGGTGCACGTCATCGGCGGCGCCGACGTGGCCGCCGAGCTCGACGCCAAGCGCGCCATCGACCAGGGCACGCGCCTGGCCGCATCGCTGTAG
- a CDS encoding Rieske (2Fe-2S) protein — MRLGERVREIERDERLDPAASVLQRLADNVPEGRLRDLLHGVQLGHPLHPLSVQVPLGAWLSAVVLDLLPGDHRRSAHALVNAGLVFALPSSVSGIVDLADQHERQKRVGVAHAAANGLGYVLFGASSAARAADRHGWGRALAMAGLGAVAVGGSLGGHLAYYRASGANSADYLVDLFPEDWSDIGTLDGFPEGEPGRAEVDGTEVVVVRSGTTVHAALGTCTHAGAPLAEGAVADGCLRCPWHGSEFRVEDGSVVHGPATAGLEHLETSVVDGRVLVRLPASHA; from the coding sequence ATGAGACTCGGTGAACGCGTACGCGAGATCGAACGTGACGAACGGCTCGACCCGGCGGCGTCCGTCCTCCAGCGGCTGGCCGACAACGTGCCCGAGGGACGCCTGCGCGACCTGCTGCACGGCGTCCAGCTCGGGCACCCGCTCCATCCGCTCTCGGTGCAGGTGCCGCTGGGCGCCTGGCTCTCGGCGGTGGTCCTGGACCTGCTGCCGGGCGACCACCGCCGGAGCGCGCACGCGCTGGTCAACGCCGGCCTGGTGTTCGCGCTGCCGTCCTCGGTGAGCGGGATCGTCGACCTGGCCGACCAGCACGAGCGGCAGAAGCGGGTCGGCGTGGCCCACGCGGCGGCGAACGGCCTCGGCTACGTGCTGTTCGGCGCCTCCTCGGCGGCCCGCGCCGCCGACCGCCACGGCTGGGGCCGTGCCCTGGCCATGGCCGGCCTGGGCGCGGTGGCCGTGGGCGGTTCGCTGGGCGGGCACCTGGCCTACTACCGGGCCTCGGGGGCCAACAGCGCGGACTACCTGGTCGACCTGTTCCCCGAGGACTGGAGCGACATCGGCACCCTCGACGGCTTCCCCGAGGGCGAGCCCGGGCGCGCCGAGGTGGACGGGACGGAGGTCGTGGTGGTGCGGTCGGGTACGACCGTGCACGCCGCGCTCGGCACGTGCACCCACGCGGGCGCCCCGCTGGCCGAGGGGGCCGTGGCCGACGGGTGCCTGCGCTGCCCCTGGCACGGCAGCGAGTTCCGCGTGGAGGACGGCTCGGTCGTCCACGGGCCCGCCACCGCCGGGCTGGAGCATCTGGAGACCTCGGTGGTCGACGGCAGGGTGCTGGTGCGCCTGCCCGCCTCACACGCCTGA
- a CDS encoding PadR family transcriptional regulator → MSLPHAILTALLEKPSSGLELTRRFDRSIGYFWSATHQQIYRELGKLEKSGLIRALPSHTPTRGQRKEYEVLAAGREELARWVSVPEDPRALRDPLPLRLRAAGVVGLGDLVEELRRHRRLHGEQLAEYREIERRDAARDRGTERDRVQRVVLRAGIDMETFWVTWLDDAIAELAPDAT, encoded by the coding sequence ATGTCCCTGCCCCACGCGATCCTGACCGCCCTGTTGGAGAAGCCGTCCTCCGGGCTGGAGCTGACCCGCCGCTTCGACCGCTCGATCGGCTACTTCTGGTCCGCCACCCACCAGCAGATCTACCGGGAGCTGGGCAAACTGGAGAAGTCGGGGCTGATCAGGGCGCTGCCGTCCCACACACCGACCCGCGGTCAGCGCAAGGAGTACGAGGTCCTGGCCGCGGGGCGGGAGGAGCTGGCGCGGTGGGTGTCGGTCCCCGAGGACCCGCGCGCCCTGCGCGACCCCCTGCCGCTGCGCCTGCGCGCCGCCGGGGTCGTCGGTCTGGGTGACCTGGTCGAGGAGCTGCGGCGGCACCGGCGGCTGCACGGCGAGCAGCTGGCGGAGTACCGGGAGATCGAGCGGCGCGACGCCGCCCGGGACCGGGGCACCGAACGCGACCGCGTGCAGCGCGTGGTCCTGCGCGCCGGTATCGACATGGAGACGTTCTGGGTCACCTGGCTCGACGACGCCATCGCCGAACTGGCCCCGGACGCCACCTGA
- a CDS encoding ROK family transcriptional regulator: MLDVIRAAGTISRVGLARATGFTGATISTVVRRLIGDGLVVETGRAESTGGKPRVLLRLAQDARYAVGVHLDPVGITHVLTDLTGAVVSRMTSAGVGTEDASVVVERTARQVDVLVEGAGIDRDRVLGVGVVSATHGSRTSEPAMRYWGDYPIGTELREAVGLPVVLGNDATAAAIGEYWSGVVGGSSVFAAVYMGTGVGAGLLVDGVPYLGSSGHAGEIGHVCVDVDGPPCWCGARGCVEAVAGPAAVVAQARADADLARAAGLERGVDGPLPSVAAEFTAVVRAARRGEPTARALLDRSARRLAVAVRGLANVMDLDLLVLTGTSLSAAGPVYLPAIRRELDQAFFARGTHGVEVRMSSSAETAPAIGAATMVLQSQLVPLRAGRRWPEDLSEAVPAHT; the protein is encoded by the coding sequence GTGCTCGACGTCATCCGCGCCGCGGGCACCATCAGCCGGGTCGGTCTGGCGCGGGCCACCGGCTTCACCGGCGCCACGATCTCGACGGTCGTCCGCCGACTCATCGGTGACGGCCTGGTCGTGGAGACCGGGCGCGCCGAGTCGACCGGTGGCAAGCCGCGGGTGCTGCTGCGGCTCGCCCAGGACGCCCGGTACGCGGTGGGCGTGCACCTGGACCCGGTCGGCATCACCCACGTGCTCACCGACCTCACCGGCGCCGTCGTCTCCCGGATGACCAGCGCCGGTGTCGGGACCGAGGACGCGTCCGTGGTCGTGGAGCGGACCGCCCGCCAGGTGGACGTGCTCGTGGAGGGCGCGGGGATCGACCGCGACCGCGTCCTCGGGGTGGGCGTGGTCTCGGCCACCCACGGGTCGCGCACGTCCGAGCCGGCCATGCGCTACTGGGGGGACTACCCGATCGGCACGGAGCTGCGCGAAGCGGTCGGCCTGCCGGTCGTGCTCGGCAACGACGCCACGGCGGCGGCGATCGGCGAGTACTGGTCGGGCGTGGTCGGCGGATCGTCGGTCTTCGCGGCCGTGTACATGGGCACCGGCGTGGGGGCGGGGCTGCTGGTCGACGGCGTCCCCTACCTCGGGAGCAGCGGCCACGCGGGCGAGATCGGCCACGTGTGCGTCGACGTGGACGGGCCGCCCTGCTGGTGCGGGGCCCGGGGCTGCGTCGAGGCGGTCGCCGGACCGGCCGCGGTGGTGGCGCAGGCCCGCGCCGACGCGGATCTGGCGCGCGCGGCGGGCCTGGAGCGGGGGGTCGACGGGCCCCTGCCGTCGGTGGCCGCCGAGTTCACGGCCGTGGTGCGCGCGGCGCGGCGGGGCGAGCCCACCGCCCGGGCCCTGCTGGACCGGTCGGCGCGGCGGCTCGCGGTCGCCGTGCGCGGACTCGCCAACGTCATGGACCTGGACCTGCTCGTGCTGACGGGCACGAGCCTGTCGGCGGCGGGACCGGTGTACCTGCCCGCCATCCGCCGCGAGCTCGACCAGGCGTTCTTCGCCCGGGGGACGCACGGGGTGGAGGTGCGGATGTCCTCGTCGGCGGAGACGGCACCCGCCATCGGCGCCGCCACCATGGTGCTGCAGTCCCAGCTCGTCCCGCTGCGTGCGGGCCGGCGGTGGCCGGAGGACCTGTCCGAGGCGGTACCGGCGCACACCTGA